The Cydia fagiglandana chromosome 4, ilCydFagi1.1, whole genome shotgun sequence genome has a window encoding:
- the LOC134663559 gene encoding DNA primase large subunit: MDLQIKRKSTRAPITGSLVETYPHDLQMYKLPPTENISLQEFETLALERLTLLRSLATATTLKGLRIYSEEWTDYVLNELRTQGIKYYMKLCEKTACGTTEADLQARRKDHIAHFILRLAYCRTEELRRWFIAREMELFRMRFMIMRGETVDQFFKLNNLCYTNISDEEKESIIHFLRESTPHQNIDNLKYYKVKFYEVLDLVRSRKAYLSGGYAFIPHKDFISVLSAQYRTHLKQSLAIASQHLTEVENDERLVGLLKGLHQTYTGTDYSDTKAVIPIESLDSLSVKSFPLCMRQLHEQLRSVHHLKHGGRLQYGLFLKGIGVTLEDSLRFWREEFTKIMELDKFEKQYAYNVRYNYGKEGSKRNYSPFSCMKIISNNVGPGDCHGCPFKHCDPSGLKNRLQGYALDPQAVNNVVDMVKKGHFQIACSKYFDAVHNVDLGLGINHPNQYFEESQKLQGDKKGENKVQIKKEIKAIKKEPGNDIEDMDFDEISEWKDS, encoded by the coding sequence ATGGATCTCCAAATCAAAAGGAAGTCTACAAGAGCACCCATTACCGGCAGTCTTGTCGAAACTTATCCGCACGATCTGCAAATGTATAAACTGCCTCCAACCGAAAACATTTCACTTCAAGAGTTTGAAACCTTGGCTTTGGAGAGACTAACACTTCTCCGAAGTTTAGCAACTGCCACTACTTTAAAAGGACTTCGAATTTACTCTGAAGAATGGACGGATTACGTGCTGAATGAATTAAGAACGCAGGGCATCAAATACTACATGAAGCTATGTGAAAAGACCGCTTGTGGTACTACTGAAGCTGATTTGCAAGCGAGACGTAAAGATCATATTGCTCATTTTATATTACGTCTAGCATACTGTCGTACCGAGGAGTTACGACGGTGGTTCATCGCGAGAGAGATGGAACTATTCCGAATGAGATTTATGATCATGAGAGGTGAAACAGTAGATCAATTTTTCAAACTAAACAATCTATGCTACACCAACATCTCAGATGAAGAAAAAGAAAGCATCATTCATTTTCTGAGAGAATCTACTCCACATCAAAACATTGACAATTTAAAATACTACAAAGTCAAATTCTATGAAGTGTTGGACCTTGTCAGATCTAGGAAAGCTTACCTGAGTGGTGGATATGCTTTTATTCCACATAAGGATTTCATATCAGTTCTGTCAGCTCAGTATCGGACACACTTGAAGCAAAGTCTAGCCATTGCTTCACAACATCTCACAGAGGTTGAAAATGATGAAAGGCTTGTAGGGTTGCTGAAAGGATTGCATCAGACCTACACAGGTACTGACTACAGTGATACTAAGGCCGTTATACCTATTGAAAGCCTTGACTCCCTGTCTGTGAAATCATTCCCACTCTGTATGAGGCAATTACATGAGCAGCTGCGATCAGTTCACCATCTCAAACACGGAGGAAGACTCCAATACGGACTCTTCCTGAAAGGCATTGGAGTTACATTAGAGGACTCACTAAGATTCTGGAGGGAAGAGttcacaaaaataatggaaTTGGACAAATTTGAGAAGCAATATGCTTACAATGTCAGGTATAATTATGGTAAAGAAGGTAGCAAGAGGAATTATTCACCATTCAGCTGCATGAAGATAATAAGCAATAATGTCGGACCTGGTGACTGCCATGGCTGTCCTTTCAAGCACTGTGATCCAAGTGGCTTGAAAAATAGACTACAAGGATATGCTTTGGACCCCCAAGCTGTAAACAATGTTGTAGATATGGTCAAAAAGGGTCATTTCCAGATAGCCTGCAGTAAATACTTTGATGCTGTGCATAATGTCGACTTAGGACTGGGTATCAATCACCCTAATCAGTACTTTGAGGAGAGCCAGAAGCTTCAAGGAGACAAGAAAGGTGAAAATAAAGTACAAATTAAGAAAGAAATTAAAGCTATCAAAAAGGAGCCTGGGAATGACATTGAAGACatggattttgatgaaatatcTGAATGGAAAGATTCCTAA
- the LOC134663563 gene encoding endoplasmic reticulum transmembrane helix translocase — MVSNEMQSSLDDLVQYTQLFKPVATVLQGTVLPFLILYPVIFYSWIVVYGFEDNVEAGFVVVAVVATIQILVCLCCYWSVHIQCFLSCSKVKDPIQAEIVKVVPTPNNGFSEIVKLHHTKSTKKGSLNPDVWFMFQKSKYVYDWDKKTFSTVEFPINKTHDHYLESKGYADDEAIETAEKEFGKNEMIMVVPEFMELFKERATAPFFVFQVFCVALWCLDKYWYYSIFTLVMLVMFECTLVQQQLRNMSEIRKMGNKPYNINVYRNRRWRQMLSDQLVPGDIVSITRSINENLVPCDIVLLRGSCIVDESMLTGESVPQMKEPLENEKNTQQHLEPEGDGKLHMLFGGTKIVQHSSPSKTSGLKAPDNGCIGYVIRTGFNTSQGKLLRTILFGVKRVTANNLETFGFILFLLIFAIAAAAYVWVKGCEDPTRNRYKLFLECTLILTSVVPPELPIELSLAVNTSLLSLSKLAVFCTEPFRIPFAGKVEICCFDKTGTLTSDNLVVEGVAGIGEHKDATVIPLSEAPMETIQVLASCHSLVQLDDGIVGDPLEKATLKAAEWNLTKGDAIVPKKGKSPGLKIVHRNHFASALKRMSVIAGYQVTERGFIETHYISSVKGAPETIKSMLKEVPSHYDHVYLTLSRRGARVLALGYRNLGKLSSQEIRDLSREDIESDLTFVGFVIISCPLKADSKKAIAEIVHASHSVVMITGDNPLTACHVAKELNFTQKEVLILTQTKEEWGWKSIDEEVFLPVQPFKKSKQLTSKFDLCVTGEGLSHLNESYYKFMIELMPHIKVFARFAPKQKEFVVVTLKALGYSTLMCGDGTNDVGALKHADVGVAILANAPERLRSCPLPAPEPEPPLRRPRDPRDPRAEAAARLRRAMKKLEEEDQPQLVRLGDASVAAPFTSRLSSILCICHIIKQGRCTLVTTLQMFKILALNALILAYSQSVLYLDGIKFSDTQATLQSLLLASCFLFISRSKPLKQLSKQRPLPNIFNVYTIMTVLTQFAVHFLCLVCLVREATERSPGRDTKPKLDMDLAEDEEREFAPDLLNSTVYIISMALQISTFAINYRGEPFMEGLRDNKPLLYSIVVSGGAVLALAAGILPDLSSMFEIVYFPPDYRLILVQVLIADMVFAYLVDRACLWLFGEGRSLAT, encoded by the exons ATGGTGTCTAACGAAATGCAGTCGTCACTAGATGATTTAGTCCAATATACACAGCTATTTAAGCCTGTAGCGACTGTTCTGCAAGGGACAGTGCTGCCCTTTCTCATATTATATCCGGTGATATTTTATTCATGGATTGTGGTGTACGGTTTCGAGGATAACGTGGAGGCTGGGTTCGTGGTCGTCGCGGTCGTGGCCACGATTCAAATCCTCGTTTGTTTATGTTGCTATTGGAGTGTTCACATTCAATGTTTCCTGTCGTGTTCTAAG gtaaaagaCCCCATACAAGCGGAGATTGTCAAAGTGGTTCCTACTCCGAATAATGGATTTTCTGAAATCGTCAAGTTACATCATACTAAG TCCACAAAGAAAGGCAGTCTCAACCCTGATGTATGGTTCATGTTCCAAAAGAGTAAATATGTTTACGACTGGGATAAGAAGACCTTTAGCACGGTGGAGTTCCCAATTAATAAAACACACGACCACTACTTGGAATCCAAAGGGTATGCAGATGATGAGGCTATTGAAACGGCTGAAAAGGAATTTGGGAAGAATGAGATGATTAtg GTGGTACCAGAATTCATGGAACTATTTAAAGAAAGGGCAACCGCACCATTCTTTGTGTTCCAAGTGTTCTGTGTAGCTCTGTGGTGCCTTGACAAGTACTGGTACTATTCCATATTCACCCTCGTCATGTTGGTCATGTTTGAGTGCACCCTGGTCCAACAACAGCTTAGGAATATGTCAGAAATCAGAAAAATGGGCAACAAGCCATACAACATTAATGTTTATAGAAACAGGAGATGGCGACAGATGTTAAGTGACCAGTTGGTGCCTGGAGACATTGTCTCTATCACACGCTCCATCAACGAAAACCTTGTACCATGTGATATAGTACTGTTAAGAGGTTCCTGTATAGTAGATGAATCTATGTTAACTGGCGAGAGTGTCCCACAAATGAAGGAGCCTCTAGAAAATGAAAAGAACACACAACAGCACTTAGAGCCAGAGGGAGATGGAAAATTACATATGCTGTTCGGTGGTACTAAAATTGTACAACATTCGTCACCGAGTAAAACATCAGGTCTGAAAGCACCTGACAATGGATGCATTGGTTATGTCATTCGGACAGGATTTAACACCTCACAGGGTAAACTTTTAAGGACCATTTTGTTCGGAGTCAAAAGAGTCACTGCCAATAATCTAGAAACCTTTgggtttattttgtttttgttaataTTCGCGATCGCAGCCGCTGCATATGTTTGGGTGAAGGGCTGTGAGGATCCTACAAGAAATCGTTATAAGTTATTTTTGGAGTGCACTTTAATATTAACATCTGTTGTTCCACCAGAACTGCCTATAGAGTTGTCTTTAGCCGTGAACACATCTTTGCTCTCCCTATCGAAACTAGCAGTATTTTGTACAGAACCATTTAGAATACCGTTTGCTGGTAAAGTTGAGATTTGCTGTTTTGACAAAACCGGCACATTGACCAGCGACAACTTAGTTGTAGAAGGCGTAGCTGGCATCGGCGAGCATAAAGACGCCACAGTCATTCCACTCTCTGAAGCTCCTATGGAAACAATACAAGTGTTGGCGTCTTGCCACTCACTCGTTCAACTGGACGACGGAATAGTCGGAGATCCATTAGAAAAGGCCACTTTGAAGGCTGCCGAATGGAACTTAACTAAAGGGGACGCTATAGTGCCAAAGAAGGGAAAATCGCCCGGTCTGAAGATCGTCCACAGAAACCATTTCGCAAGTGCCCTTAAAAGGATGTCAGTGATCGCCGGTTACCAGGTGACCGAGCGAGGGTTCATAGAGACTCACTATATCAGCAGCGTCAAGGGCGCGCCAGAAACGATCAAGTCTATGCTGAAGGAGGTTCCTAGTCATTACGACCACGTTTATTTGACGTTGTCGCGCAGGGGCGCCAGGGTCTTAGCATTAGGTTATAGGAATTTAGGAAAGTTAAGCTCTCAAGAAATCCGTGATTTATCAAGGGAAGATATAGAGTCCGATTTGACGTTCGTCGGCTTCGTAATCATTTCGTGTCCACTGAAAGCGGACTCGAAAAAGGCTATAGCGGAGATAGTTCACGCATCGCATTCCGTAGTTATGATAACTGGTGACAATCCTTTAACGGCATGTCATGTGGCTAAAGAATTGAATTTTACGCAAAAGGAAGTTCTCATTTTAACTCAAACTAAAGAAGAATGGGGATGGAAATCTATAGATGAAGAAGTCTTTTTACCAGTACAGCCGTTTAAGAAGAGCAAGCAGTTGACTTCTAAGTTCGATCTGTGTGTTACCGGCGAGGGTCTGAGCCATCTGAATGAGAGTTATTACAAGTTTATGATAGAGCTGATGCCTCACATAAAGGTGTTCGCGCGGTTCGCGCCGAAGCAGAAGGAGTTTGTTGTGGTGACGTTGAAGGCCCTCGGGTACTCCACCCTCATGTGCGGTGATGGTACTAACGATGTGGGAGCGCTGAAACATGCTGAT GTGGGCGTAGCGATCCTCGCAAACGCGCCCGAGCGGCTGCGCTCTTGCCCCTTGCCGGCGCCGGAGCCCGAGCCGCCGCTGCGGCGCCCGCGCGACCCGCGCGACCCCCGCGCCGAGGCCGCGGCCCGCCTGCGCCGCGCGATGAAGAAGTTGGAGGAAGAGGATCAACCGCAGTTGGTCAGATTAGGGGACGCCAGCGTCGCTGCGCCGTTCACTAGTCGGCTCTCTAGTATTTTATGCA TTTGCCACATTATCAAGCAAGGGCGATGCACTCTGGTCACCACTCTGCAAATGTTCAAGATCCTAGCCCTCAACGCCCTTATACTGGCCTACAGTCAATCGGTGTTGTATCTCGACGGGATCAAGTTCAGCGACACACAGGCGACCCTGCAAAGCTTGCTGTTGGCTTCGTGCTTCTTATTCATATCGCGGTCTAAG CCTCTAAAGCAGCTGTCGAAACAACGCCCGCTGCCGAACATCTTCAACGTGTACACGATAATGACCGTGCTCACACAGTTCGCGGTGCACTTCCTCTGTCTCGTTTGCTTAGTCCGTGAGGCCACGGAGCGGTCGCCTGGCAG AGACACGAAGCCGAAGTTAGACATGGACTTGGCGGAGGACGAGGAGCGTGAATTCGCGCCTGATCTGCTCAACAGCACCGTCTACATCATATCCATGGCGCTGCAGATATCCACCTTCGCGATCAACTATAGG GGCGAGCCGTTCATGGAAGGCCTACGAGACAACAAGCCGCTACTGTACAGCATCGTGGTGTCCGGCGGCGCCGTGCTAGCACTGGCCGCGGGAATACTGCCAGATCTTTCCAGTATGTTCGAGATCGTCTACTTCCCGCCAGAT TACCGGCTCATCTTAGTCCAAGTCCTAATAGCGGACATGGTGTTCGCGTACCTAGTCGACCGCGCCTGCCTGTGGCTGTTCGGCGAAGGCCGCTCGCTCGCGACCTAG
- the LOC134663479 gene encoding adult-specific cuticular protein ACP-20-like: protein MLHYVTIVCLLGAAHSAPSGGIFSQGIGVEVGSVSNPSYGFNYAVSDPLTGDNKAQSEQRAGGVVKGSYSLSEPDGTIRVVDYTADPVSGFNAVVKRIGPAAHPAQFAIAPAPVAVAPVVSKAIIEPINIAPIGLKGGLDLELAGLGLGGLGLKGGLGLELAGLGLGGLDAGLWKH from the exons ATGCTTCACTACGTTACG ATTGTTTGCCTGCTGGGAGCCGCCCACAGCGCTCCGTCCGGCGGTATTTTCAGCCAAGGCATCGGCGTTGAAGTCGGCAGCGTG TCGAACCCGTCCTACGGCTTTAACTACGCCGTCAGCGACCCTCTGACCGGCGACAATAAAGCTCAGTCCGAGCAGCGCGCAGGCGGCGTCGTCAAAGGCTCCTACTCGCTATCCGAACCCGACGGTACCATCCGCGTGGTCGACTACACCGCCGACCCTGTCTCCGGTTTCAACGCTGTTGTTAAGCGCATCGGACCCGCTGCACACCCCGCGCAATTCGCCATTGCCCCGGCACCGGTAGCCGTCGCCCCTGTTGTCAGCAAGGCCATCATTGAACCTATCAACATCGCCCCCATCGGACTTAAAGGCGGTCTCGATCTCGAACTAGCCGGACTCGGACTTGGCGGCCTCGGACTCAAAGGCGGCCTCGGCCTTGAGCTCGCGGGACTCGGATTAGGAGGACTAGACGCCGGCCTTTGGAAACACTAG